Proteins encoded by one window of Antechinus flavipes isolate AdamAnt ecotype Samford, QLD, Australia chromosome 4, AdamAnt_v2, whole genome shotgun sequence:
- the LOC127559378 gene encoding cuticle collagen 10-like isoform X1, which produces MGPETGPATEWQRRREKRGAHRVTAGGATLAPGRIQQPPAFWQDVAQDPRAVYGHRASGTRPREPSSSRKPTPQPHRHPCPQLHEACGCQASERLQSAGQEGGASPGSARQEGGTSPGSAGQEGGASPGSTGQEGGASPGSARQEGGTSPGSAGQEGGASPGSTGQEGGASPGSAGQEGGASPGSAGQRRAGGRSLPGQRRAGGRSLPEQRRAALGRREETPRAAPGRREEPPWAAPGRREEPPRAAPGRREEPPWAAPGRREEPHWAMPGRREEPLWAALSLALSRYDT; this is translated from the exons ATGGGCCCGGAGACGGGACCAGCCACAGAATGGCAACGGCGACGTGAGAAGAGAGGAGCCCACCGGGTAACAGCTGGAGGTGCCACCTTGGCCCCGGGGCGAATACAGCAGCCCCCGGCCTTCTGGCAGGACGTGGCCCAAGACCCCCGGGCAGTCTATGGCCACAGGGCCAGCGGCACCCGTCCCAGAGAGCCGAGCAGCTCTAGAAAACCCACTCCCCAACCACACAGACACCCGTGCCCACAACTGCATGAGGCGTGTGGCTGCCAGGCTTCTGAAAGGCTGCAGAGTGCCGGGCAGGAGGGAGGAGCCTCTCCGGGCAGCGCCAGGCAGGAGGGAGGAACCTCCCCGGGCAGCGCCGGGCAGGAGGGAGGAGCCTCCCCGGGCAGCACCGGGCAGGAGGGAGGAGCCTCCCCGGGCAGCGCCAGGCAGGAGGGAGGAACCTCCCCGGGCAGCGCCGGGCAGGAGGGAGGAGCCTCCCCGGGCAGCACCGGGCAGGAGGGAGGAGCCTCCCCGGGCAGCGCCGGGCAGGAGGGAGGAGCCTCCCCGGGCAGCGCCGGGCAGCGCCGGGCAGGAGGGAGGAGCCTCCCCGGGCAGCGCCGG GCAGGAGGGAGGAGCCTCCCAGAGCAGCGCCGGGCAGCACTGGGCAGGAGGGAGGAGACTCCCCGGGCAGCGCCGGGCAGGAGGGAGGAGCCTCCCTGGGCAGCGCCGGGCAGGAGGGAGGAGCCTCCCCGGGCAGCGCCGGGCAGGAGGGAGGAGCCTCCCTGGGCAGCGCCGGGCAGGAGGGAGGAGCCTCACTGGGCAATGCCAGGCAGGAGAGAGGAGCCTCTGTGGGCAGCACTGAGCCTGGCCCTCTCACGTTATGACACATAA
- the LOC127559378 gene encoding S-antigen protein-like isoform X2, translating to MGPETGPATEWQRRREKRGAHRVTAGGATLAPGRIQQPPAFWQDVAQDPRAVYGHRASGTRPREPSSSRKPTPQPHRHPCPQLHEACGCQASERLQSAGQEGGASPGSARQEGGTSPGSAGQEGGASPGSTGQEGGASPGSARQEGGTSPGSAGQEGGASPGSTGQEGGASPGSAGQEGGASPGSAGQERGASVGSTEPGPLTL from the exons ATGGGCCCGGAGACGGGACCAGCCACAGAATGGCAACGGCGACGTGAGAAGAGAGGAGCCCACCGGGTAACAGCTGGAGGTGCCACCTTGGCCCCGGGGCGAATACAGCAGCCCCCGGCCTTCTGGCAGGACGTGGCCCAAGACCCCCGGGCAGTCTATGGCCACAGGGCCAGCGGCACCCGTCCCAGAGAGCCGAGCAGCTCTAGAAAACCCACTCCCCAACCACACAGACACCCGTGCCCACAACTGCATGAGGCGTGTGGCTGCCAGGCTTCTGAAAGGCTGCAGAGTGCCGGGCAGGAGGGAGGAGCCTCTCCGGGCAGCGCCAGGCAGGAGGGAGGAACCTCCCCGGGCAGCGCCGGGCAGGAGGGAGGAGCCTCCCCGGGCAGCACCGGGCAGGAGGGAGGAGCCTCCCCGGGCAGCGCCAGGCAGGAGGGAGGAACCTCCCCGGGCAGCGCCGGGCAGGAGGGAGGAGCCTCCCCGGGCAGCACCGGGCAGGAGGGAGGAGCCTCCCCGGGCAGCGCCGGGCAGGAGGGAGGAGCCTCCCCGGGCAGCGCCGG GCAGGAGAGAGGAGCCTCTGTGGGCAGCACTGAGCCTGGCCCTCTCACGTTATGA
- the AMPD2 gene encoding AMP deaminase 2 isoform X1, producing the protein MAAEARGGLGGPPLQSARSLPGPPPCLKHFPLDLRTSMDGKCKEIAEELFSRSLAESELRSAPYEFPEESPIEQLEERRQRLERQISQDVKLEPDILLRAKQDFLKTDSDADLQLYKEQSEAQGDRGPRERDGHLEREFQRVSISGEEKCGVPFTDLLDAAKSVVRALFIREKYMALALQSFCPTTRRFLQQLAEKPLETRAFEQGPETPVSADAPVHPPVLEQHPYDHCEPSAMPADLGFGLRMVRGVVHVYLKRGPEEQTELELPYPDLQEFVADVNVLMALIINGPIKSFCYRRLQYLSSKFQMHVLLNEMKELAAQKKVPHRDFYNIRKVDTHIHASSCMNQKHLLRFIKRAMKRHLEEIVHVEQGREQTLREVFQSMNLTAYDLSVDTLDVHADRNTFHRFDKFNAKYNPIGESVLREIFIKTDNRVSGKYFAHIIKEVMSDLEESKYQNAELRLSVYGRSRDEWDKLARWAVGHRVHSPNVRWLVQVPRLFDVYRTKGQLANFQEMLENIFLPLFEATVHPASHPELHLFLEHVDGFDSVDDESKPENHVFNLESPLPEAWVEEDNPPYSYYLYYTYANMAVLNHLRRQRGFHTFVLRPHCGEAGPIHHLVSAFMLAENISHGLLLRKAPVLQYLYYLAQIGIAMSPLSNNSLFLSYHRNPLPEYLSRGLMVSLSTDDPLQFHFTKEPLMEEYSIATQVWKLSSCDMCELARNSVLMSGFSHKVKSHWLGPNYTKEGPEGNDIRRTNVPDIRVGYRHETLCQELALITQAVQSETLEPIPEEAGLTMSPGPH; encoded by the exons ATGGCAGCAG AGGCTCGGGGCGGGCTGGGGGGACCCCCGCTGCAATCCGCCCGCTCCCTGCCGGGCCCTCCCCCCTGCCTCAAGCACTTCCCACTCGACCTGCGCACCTCCATGGATGGCAAATGCAAGGAGATCGCTGAG GAATTGTTCAGCCGCTCCTTGGCAGAGAGCGAGCTCCGAAGTGCTCCGTATGAATTCCCAGAGGAGAGCCCCATTGAGCAGCTGGAGGAGCGGCGCCAGCGGCTGGAGCGGCAGATTAGCCAGGATGTCAA GTTGGAACCGGACATTCTGCTCAGGGCCAAGCAAGACTTTCTGAAGACAGACAGTGATGCAGATCTGCA GTTGTACAAGGAGCAGAGTGAAGCTCAAGGTGACCGCGGGCCCAGGGAGCGAGATGGGCACCTGGAGCGGGAGTTTCAGAGGGTCTCCATCTCTGGGGAGGAGAAGTGTGGG GTGCCGTTCACCGACCTATTGGATGCTGCCAAGAGTGTGGTGCGGGCCTTGTTCATCCGGGAGAAGTACATGGCCCTGGCCCTGCAGAGTTTCTGCCCCACCACGCGACGTTTCCTACAGCAGCTGGCCGAGAAGCCGCTGGAGACCAGGGCTTTCGAGCAGGGCCCAGAGACCCCTGTGTCTGCAG ATGCCCCGGTACATCCCCCGGTGCTGGAACAGCACCCTTATGACCACTGTGAGCCTTCTGCCATGCCCGCGGACCTGGGCTTTGGCCTCCGCATGGTCCGAGGAGTTGTCCACGTCTACCTGAAAAGGGGTCCCGAGGAACA GACAGAGCTGGAGCTGCCCTACCCTGATCTCCAGGAGTTTGTGGCTGACGTCAATGTGCTGATGGCACTCATCATCAATGGTCCCAT AAAGTCCTTCTGCTATCGTCGACTGCAGTACCTGAGCTCCAAATTCCAGATGCACGTGCTGCTCAATGAGATGAAGGAGCTGGCTGCCCAGAAGAAGGTGCCCCACCGGGACTTCTACAACATCAGAAAG GTGGACACACACATCCATGCCTCATCCTGCATGAACCAGAAGCACCTCCTCCGCTTCATCAAGAGGGCCATGAAGCGGCACCTGGAGGAGATCGTGCACGTGGAGCAGGGCCGGGAGCAGACGCTGCGGGAGGTCTTCCAGAGCATGAACCTCACAGCCTATGACCTGAGTGTGGACACGCTAGATGTGCACGCG GACCGGAACACCTTCCATCGATTTGACAAGTTCAACGCCAAATACAACCCCATCGGAGAGTCCGTCCTTCGAGAGATTTTCATCAAAACAGACAATAGAGTCTCGGGGAAATACTTTGCCCACATCATCAAG GAGGTGATGTCAGATTTGGAGGAGAGCAAATACCAGAACGCCGAGCTGCGCCTCTCAGTGTACGGACGTTCTCGCGATGAGTGGGACAAGCTGGCGCGCTGGGCCGTGGGGCATCGCGTGCATTCGCCCAACGTGCGCTGGCTGGTGCAGGTGCCCCGGCTTTT TGACGTGTACCGCACCAAGGGCCAGCTGGCCAACTTCCAGGAGATGCTGGAGAACATCTTCCTGCCGCTGTTTGAGGCCACGGTGCACCCCGCCAGCCACCCAGAGCTGCACCTCTTCTTGGAGCAC GTGGACGGCTTTGACAGCGTGGATGACGAATCCAAGCCCGAGAACCATGTGTTCAATCTGGAAAGCCCGCTGCCTGAGGCCTGGGTAGAGGAGGACAACCCTCCCTACTCCTACTACCTGTACTACACCTACGCCAACATGGCGGTGCTCAACCACCTGCGCAG ACAGCGAGGCTTTCACACCTTCGTGCTCCGTCCCCACTGCGGCGAGGCGGGACCCATCCATCATCTGGTGTCGGCCTTCATGCTGGCCGAGAACATCTCCCACGGGCTCCTGCTCCGAAAG GCTCCGGTCCTGCAGTACCTCTATTACCTGGCCCAGATCGGCATCGCCATGTCCCCGCTCAGCAACAACAGCCTGTTCCTCAGCTACCACCGCAACCCCCTGCCCGAGTACCTGTCCCGGGGGCTCATGGTCTCGCTCTCCACCGATGACCCCCTGCAGTTCCACTTCACCAAG GAGCCGCTGATGGAGGAGTACAGCATCGCCACCCAGGTGTGGAAGCTGAGCTCTTGTGACATGTGTGAGCTGGCCCGGAACAGCGTGCTCATGAGCGGCTTCTCTCACAAG GTGAAGAGCCACTGGCTGGGGCCCAACTACACCAAAGAAGGGCCCGAAGGCAATGACATCCGCCGCACCAACGTGCCGGACATCCGCGTGGGCTACCGCCACGAGACGCTGTGCCAGGAGCTGGCGCTCATCACGCAGGCGGTGCAGAGCGAGACGCTGGAGCCCATCCCCGAGGAGGCCGGCCTCACCATGAGCCCCGGGCCGCACTGA
- the AMPD2 gene encoding AMP deaminase 2 isoform X2 has protein sequence MDGKCKEIAEELFSRSLAESELRSAPYEFPEESPIEQLEERRQRLERQISQDVKLEPDILLRAKQDFLKTDSDADLQLYKEQSEAQGDRGPRERDGHLEREFQRVSISGEEKCGVPFTDLLDAAKSVVRALFIREKYMALALQSFCPTTRRFLQQLAEKPLETRAFEQGPETPVSADAPVHPPVLEQHPYDHCEPSAMPADLGFGLRMVRGVVHVYLKRGPEEQTELELPYPDLQEFVADVNVLMALIINGPIKSFCYRRLQYLSSKFQMHVLLNEMKELAAQKKVPHRDFYNIRKVDTHIHASSCMNQKHLLRFIKRAMKRHLEEIVHVEQGREQTLREVFQSMNLTAYDLSVDTLDVHADRNTFHRFDKFNAKYNPIGESVLREIFIKTDNRVSGKYFAHIIKEVMSDLEESKYQNAELRLSVYGRSRDEWDKLARWAVGHRVHSPNVRWLVQVPRLFDVYRTKGQLANFQEMLENIFLPLFEATVHPASHPELHLFLEHVDGFDSVDDESKPENHVFNLESPLPEAWVEEDNPPYSYYLYYTYANMAVLNHLRRQRGFHTFVLRPHCGEAGPIHHLVSAFMLAENISHGLLLRKAPVLQYLYYLAQIGIAMSPLSNNSLFLSYHRNPLPEYLSRGLMVSLSTDDPLQFHFTKEPLMEEYSIATQVWKLSSCDMCELARNSVLMSGFSHKVKSHWLGPNYTKEGPEGNDIRRTNVPDIRVGYRHETLCQELALITQAVQSETLEPIPEEAGLTMSPGPH, from the exons ATGGATGGCAAATGCAAGGAGATCGCTGAG GAATTGTTCAGCCGCTCCTTGGCAGAGAGCGAGCTCCGAAGTGCTCCGTATGAATTCCCAGAGGAGAGCCCCATTGAGCAGCTGGAGGAGCGGCGCCAGCGGCTGGAGCGGCAGATTAGCCAGGATGTCAA GTTGGAACCGGACATTCTGCTCAGGGCCAAGCAAGACTTTCTGAAGACAGACAGTGATGCAGATCTGCA GTTGTACAAGGAGCAGAGTGAAGCTCAAGGTGACCGCGGGCCCAGGGAGCGAGATGGGCACCTGGAGCGGGAGTTTCAGAGGGTCTCCATCTCTGGGGAGGAGAAGTGTGGG GTGCCGTTCACCGACCTATTGGATGCTGCCAAGAGTGTGGTGCGGGCCTTGTTCATCCGGGAGAAGTACATGGCCCTGGCCCTGCAGAGTTTCTGCCCCACCACGCGACGTTTCCTACAGCAGCTGGCCGAGAAGCCGCTGGAGACCAGGGCTTTCGAGCAGGGCCCAGAGACCCCTGTGTCTGCAG ATGCCCCGGTACATCCCCCGGTGCTGGAACAGCACCCTTATGACCACTGTGAGCCTTCTGCCATGCCCGCGGACCTGGGCTTTGGCCTCCGCATGGTCCGAGGAGTTGTCCACGTCTACCTGAAAAGGGGTCCCGAGGAACA GACAGAGCTGGAGCTGCCCTACCCTGATCTCCAGGAGTTTGTGGCTGACGTCAATGTGCTGATGGCACTCATCATCAATGGTCCCAT AAAGTCCTTCTGCTATCGTCGACTGCAGTACCTGAGCTCCAAATTCCAGATGCACGTGCTGCTCAATGAGATGAAGGAGCTGGCTGCCCAGAAGAAGGTGCCCCACCGGGACTTCTACAACATCAGAAAG GTGGACACACACATCCATGCCTCATCCTGCATGAACCAGAAGCACCTCCTCCGCTTCATCAAGAGGGCCATGAAGCGGCACCTGGAGGAGATCGTGCACGTGGAGCAGGGCCGGGAGCAGACGCTGCGGGAGGTCTTCCAGAGCATGAACCTCACAGCCTATGACCTGAGTGTGGACACGCTAGATGTGCACGCG GACCGGAACACCTTCCATCGATTTGACAAGTTCAACGCCAAATACAACCCCATCGGAGAGTCCGTCCTTCGAGAGATTTTCATCAAAACAGACAATAGAGTCTCGGGGAAATACTTTGCCCACATCATCAAG GAGGTGATGTCAGATTTGGAGGAGAGCAAATACCAGAACGCCGAGCTGCGCCTCTCAGTGTACGGACGTTCTCGCGATGAGTGGGACAAGCTGGCGCGCTGGGCCGTGGGGCATCGCGTGCATTCGCCCAACGTGCGCTGGCTGGTGCAGGTGCCCCGGCTTTT TGACGTGTACCGCACCAAGGGCCAGCTGGCCAACTTCCAGGAGATGCTGGAGAACATCTTCCTGCCGCTGTTTGAGGCCACGGTGCACCCCGCCAGCCACCCAGAGCTGCACCTCTTCTTGGAGCAC GTGGACGGCTTTGACAGCGTGGATGACGAATCCAAGCCCGAGAACCATGTGTTCAATCTGGAAAGCCCGCTGCCTGAGGCCTGGGTAGAGGAGGACAACCCTCCCTACTCCTACTACCTGTACTACACCTACGCCAACATGGCGGTGCTCAACCACCTGCGCAG ACAGCGAGGCTTTCACACCTTCGTGCTCCGTCCCCACTGCGGCGAGGCGGGACCCATCCATCATCTGGTGTCGGCCTTCATGCTGGCCGAGAACATCTCCCACGGGCTCCTGCTCCGAAAG GCTCCGGTCCTGCAGTACCTCTATTACCTGGCCCAGATCGGCATCGCCATGTCCCCGCTCAGCAACAACAGCCTGTTCCTCAGCTACCACCGCAACCCCCTGCCCGAGTACCTGTCCCGGGGGCTCATGGTCTCGCTCTCCACCGATGACCCCCTGCAGTTCCACTTCACCAAG GAGCCGCTGATGGAGGAGTACAGCATCGCCACCCAGGTGTGGAAGCTGAGCTCTTGTGACATGTGTGAGCTGGCCCGGAACAGCGTGCTCATGAGCGGCTTCTCTCACAAG GTGAAGAGCCACTGGCTGGGGCCCAACTACACCAAAGAAGGGCCCGAAGGCAATGACATCCGCCGCACCAACGTGCCGGACATCCGCGTGGGCTACCGCCACGAGACGCTGTGCCAGGAGCTGGCGCTCATCACGCAGGCGGTGCAGAGCGAGACGCTGGAGCCCATCCCCGAGGAGGCCGGCCTCACCATGAGCCCCGGGCCGCACTGA
- the AMPD2 gene encoding AMP deaminase 2 isoform X3: protein MASSSASPGKPKAKYPFKKRASLQAGNAPEARGGLGGPPLQSARSLPGPPPCLKHFPLDLRTSMDGKCKEIAEELFSRSLAESELRSAPYEFPEESPIEQLEERRQRLERQISQDVKLEPDILLRAKQDFLKTDSDADLQLYKEQSEAQGDRGPRERDGHLEREFQRVSISGEEKCGVPFTDLLDAAKSVVRALFIREKYMALALQSFCPTTRRFLQQLAEKPLETRAFEQGPETPVSADAPVHPPVLEQHPYDHCEPSAMPADLGFGLRMVRGVVHVYLKRGPEEQTELELPYPDLQEFVADVNVLMALIINGPIKSFCYRRLQYLSSKFQMHVLLNEMKELAAQKKVPHRDFYNIRKVDTHIHASSCMNQKHLLRFIKRAMKRHLEEIVHVEQGREQTLREVFQSMNLTAYDLSVDTLDVHADRNTFHRFDKFNAKYNPIGESVLREIFIKTDNRVSGKYFAHIIKEVMSDLEESKYQNAELRLSVYGRSRDEWDKLARWAVGHRVHSPNVRWLVQVPRLFDVYRTKGQLANFQEMLENIFLPLFEATVHPASHPELHLFLEHVDGFDSVDDESKPENHVFNLESPLPEAWVEEDNPPYSYYLYYTYANMAVLNHLRRQRGFHTFVLRPHCGEAGPIHHLVSAFMLAENISHGLLLRKAPVLQYLYYLAQIGIAMSPLSNNSLFLSYHRNPLPEYLSRGLMVSLSTDDPLQFHFTKEPLMEEYSIATQVWKLSSCDMCELARNSVLMSGFSHKVKSHWLGPNYTKEGPEGNDIRRTNVPDIRVGYRHETLCQELALITQAVQSETLEPIPEEAGLTMSPGPH, encoded by the exons ATGGCATCCTCCTCGGCGTCCCCAGGGAAGCCCAAGGCCAAGTACCCCTTTAAGAAGCGGGCCAGTCTGCAGGCGGGCAATGCCCCAG AGGCTCGGGGCGGGCTGGGGGGACCCCCGCTGCAATCCGCCCGCTCCCTGCCGGGCCCTCCCCCCTGCCTCAAGCACTTCCCACTCGACCTGCGCACCTCCATGGATGGCAAATGCAAGGAGATCGCTGAG GAATTGTTCAGCCGCTCCTTGGCAGAGAGCGAGCTCCGAAGTGCTCCGTATGAATTCCCAGAGGAGAGCCCCATTGAGCAGCTGGAGGAGCGGCGCCAGCGGCTGGAGCGGCAGATTAGCCAGGATGTCAA GTTGGAACCGGACATTCTGCTCAGGGCCAAGCAAGACTTTCTGAAGACAGACAGTGATGCAGATCTGCA GTTGTACAAGGAGCAGAGTGAAGCTCAAGGTGACCGCGGGCCCAGGGAGCGAGATGGGCACCTGGAGCGGGAGTTTCAGAGGGTCTCCATCTCTGGGGAGGAGAAGTGTGGG GTGCCGTTCACCGACCTATTGGATGCTGCCAAGAGTGTGGTGCGGGCCTTGTTCATCCGGGAGAAGTACATGGCCCTGGCCCTGCAGAGTTTCTGCCCCACCACGCGACGTTTCCTACAGCAGCTGGCCGAGAAGCCGCTGGAGACCAGGGCTTTCGAGCAGGGCCCAGAGACCCCTGTGTCTGCAG ATGCCCCGGTACATCCCCCGGTGCTGGAACAGCACCCTTATGACCACTGTGAGCCTTCTGCCATGCCCGCGGACCTGGGCTTTGGCCTCCGCATGGTCCGAGGAGTTGTCCACGTCTACCTGAAAAGGGGTCCCGAGGAACA GACAGAGCTGGAGCTGCCCTACCCTGATCTCCAGGAGTTTGTGGCTGACGTCAATGTGCTGATGGCACTCATCATCAATGGTCCCAT AAAGTCCTTCTGCTATCGTCGACTGCAGTACCTGAGCTCCAAATTCCAGATGCACGTGCTGCTCAATGAGATGAAGGAGCTGGCTGCCCAGAAGAAGGTGCCCCACCGGGACTTCTACAACATCAGAAAG GTGGACACACACATCCATGCCTCATCCTGCATGAACCAGAAGCACCTCCTCCGCTTCATCAAGAGGGCCATGAAGCGGCACCTGGAGGAGATCGTGCACGTGGAGCAGGGCCGGGAGCAGACGCTGCGGGAGGTCTTCCAGAGCATGAACCTCACAGCCTATGACCTGAGTGTGGACACGCTAGATGTGCACGCG GACCGGAACACCTTCCATCGATTTGACAAGTTCAACGCCAAATACAACCCCATCGGAGAGTCCGTCCTTCGAGAGATTTTCATCAAAACAGACAATAGAGTCTCGGGGAAATACTTTGCCCACATCATCAAG GAGGTGATGTCAGATTTGGAGGAGAGCAAATACCAGAACGCCGAGCTGCGCCTCTCAGTGTACGGACGTTCTCGCGATGAGTGGGACAAGCTGGCGCGCTGGGCCGTGGGGCATCGCGTGCATTCGCCCAACGTGCGCTGGCTGGTGCAGGTGCCCCGGCTTTT TGACGTGTACCGCACCAAGGGCCAGCTGGCCAACTTCCAGGAGATGCTGGAGAACATCTTCCTGCCGCTGTTTGAGGCCACGGTGCACCCCGCCAGCCACCCAGAGCTGCACCTCTTCTTGGAGCAC GTGGACGGCTTTGACAGCGTGGATGACGAATCCAAGCCCGAGAACCATGTGTTCAATCTGGAAAGCCCGCTGCCTGAGGCCTGGGTAGAGGAGGACAACCCTCCCTACTCCTACTACCTGTACTACACCTACGCCAACATGGCGGTGCTCAACCACCTGCGCAG ACAGCGAGGCTTTCACACCTTCGTGCTCCGTCCCCACTGCGGCGAGGCGGGACCCATCCATCATCTGGTGTCGGCCTTCATGCTGGCCGAGAACATCTCCCACGGGCTCCTGCTCCGAAAG GCTCCGGTCCTGCAGTACCTCTATTACCTGGCCCAGATCGGCATCGCCATGTCCCCGCTCAGCAACAACAGCCTGTTCCTCAGCTACCACCGCAACCCCCTGCCCGAGTACCTGTCCCGGGGGCTCATGGTCTCGCTCTCCACCGATGACCCCCTGCAGTTCCACTTCACCAAG GAGCCGCTGATGGAGGAGTACAGCATCGCCACCCAGGTGTGGAAGCTGAGCTCTTGTGACATGTGTGAGCTGGCCCGGAACAGCGTGCTCATGAGCGGCTTCTCTCACAAG GTGAAGAGCCACTGGCTGGGGCCCAACTACACCAAAGAAGGGCCCGAAGGCAATGACATCCGCCGCACCAACGTGCCGGACATCCGCGTGGGCTACCGCCACGAGACGCTGTGCCAGGAGCTGGCGCTCATCACGCAGGCGGTGCAGAGCGAGACGCTGGAGCCCATCCCCGAGGAGGCCGGCCTCACCATGAGCCCCGGGCCGCACTGA